TCCGCGCCAGGGCATCGCATCGGGGGCGCACCGCCGTGCGCCCCCGTCTTGCTTCTCCGCCACTGTAGCTCAGGGGTAGAGCACTCGATTCGTAATCGAGCGGTCGTCGGTTCAAATCCGACCAGTGGCTCTCGGCAGCTCGCTCCGCGATCGTCACCGCCCGCCAAACTTGGCGGGCGTTTTGATACCCGGCTGTGCGTAAGGCTCTCGCGCCAAGAAGCGCCTATTGCTGTGGGCTTGTGAGAGGTCTCCTGTTCAAGCCTGCGCTGCTCGCGGCCTCGGCGTCCCGTATGTGGCATGCACCCTGTCGGCCGTTCGCATGAGGACCCATCTTACAATGCATTGACCTGCCCGCTCTCCCGATCGGAACGAGAAGGGGCAGGCACGGATGGGCACGCACCCCTGGGCCAATCTCCGGCGCTACATCGACAACTCGCCCTATTATCAGGCGGACAGCATCATGACCCCGCTCCTGATCGTGCACGGCGATCACGACGCGGCGTACCACGACGGCCAGAAGCTGTTTACCGCCCTCCAACGACTCGGCCGGCCGGCGGAGTTCGCCTCGTATGCGGGGCAGGGCCACGTGATTTACGAATGGACCCGGGCCGCCGCGGTGGACGCGGCGCGTCGGATGGTGGCGTTCTATGGGAAGCACCTGCGACACTGAGGCCGGCGTGCAATCGCTTTCCTTCCCGCTAGTCCCGCTCCGCCCGCCCCAGCCCCACCTCGAACGGCGCCCGCACCACCAGCCGGTACGAGTACTCCCACTTGGAGTGCCCCAGCGCGATGCTGTTGAGATCGTCGAACCGGTGGAACCGCAGCTCCGTGTCCAGGGTGATCGCCGACTCGATGGTGGTGCGTCGCGCGATACCGTACTCCTGATATCGCCGGCTCGAGCGGTAGTACGCCGGGTCCGAGCCCGTCGACCCGTAACTGTTGTCCCCTTCGTCCGACAGGAAGTCGCGTCCCCACCATTGGATCGTGAACAGCTCGGCCCACCCATGCGGCGCGATTGACCCCCGCACGTAGGTGCCGTGCCCATGATCCGGCCTCCCCGCCGGAGGAAACGCCTCGATGTTCCCGTGGCTCCCCAGCAGGAACACCGCGAGCTCGCTGGCGCCAGCCACCGGCAGCCCGCCATGCACCCGAACACCACCGGCCGCGACCTCGTTGTTGGTGACCGGCACGCCCGCGGTGTAGAGCTGCCCTCCGTGGTGCAGGCCGTGCCCCTGGAACTCGAGCGTCAGATATGACGTCGGCCGGGCGTGCAGCAGCAGCCCGTAGTCGAACACCTCCCGACTGTCCCGAGTGTTGAGGTGCTGCCAGTCGATGAAGATCTCCCCTCCGAAACTGTGCTGGTCCTCCCGCCACTGCAGCCCGTACTCCACCGGACGGGTGAACTCGAGGGTGCTCACCTCGAGCGGCTCGAGATAGCCGTGGCGGTCCTCGGTCACCAGCGTGCCCAGCACGCCGAGGGAGCTCTTGGTGCGGTAGCGGAACCCGAGCAGCGGCTTGACCGTGTCGAGAAAGTCGCTCCGGCCGCTCAGATGGTTGCCATACGCGCCGAGGATGATCTCGGTGCGAGGGCCCAGCACGGCGGACAGGTAGGTCTCCAGCTGCGCGCCGAGGATGGTCTGCCCGGTGCGGTAGGGATTGAAGAATTCGGTGTTGTCGCCGTAGAAGATGACGCCGCTCTTCCAGGCGAAGGCTTGCGCGATCGCCGTCCGCGGCCCGGCCACGAGACAGGCCAGCGCCACACATGCGGTCCGGGTCAGGCGGGGTCGGGTCGTCATGGCCCTGCGGGTTGAGAAAGGAGCTCAAATCTAGCGAGCGGGCGCGCGCCCGCCAAACGCGGAGATCGCTCCAGGCCCGCTTACGGCCGCTCTACCCGGGGGAGCACGTGAAGCACCAGCGCCAGCAGGAGGGTGGCCCCGACCGCCAGAATGAAGCGCCCATACCCCACCGCGATTCCGATGGCCGCGGTGGCCCAGATCGAGGCGGCCGTGGTAAGCCCCAGGACTTCTTCGCTGTCCTTGGCGATGCGGATGACGCCACTCCCGAGAAACCCGATCCCCAGGGCGACGGCCTGGATCACCCTGATCGGATCGGACCGAAGCCCTTCGGGCCGCGCCGCGGCATCGTCGAGCTCCATCGTCCCAATGGCGGTGTAGAGCGCGGCCGCCATGCAGACGAGCATGTGGGTGCGAAAGCCGGCGGCCTTGCCCGCGTGCTCCCGTTCCCAGCCGATCACCGCGGCAAGCCCGCCGGCGAGGATGACACGGAGCAGGAGCAGCGTTTCGAAGCGGGCCGTATCCCCCAGAGACATCCGAGTCCGGTCACCCGTTAGGCAGGGACCCAGCGGCGGCACCGGCAATGGCCGCAGGAGATCGACTCCGCGATGGCCCCGGCCGTCTCCGGCTTGGAGAGTGTTACGGTGATCTGAAAGCCGCACTCGAGGCACTGCAGGGTGACTGGCATCGTCTCCTCCCAGGAGTCAAGGCTGAGAGATAGACGATTGGGGGCGGGCCCGCCGTGCGCCGCAACACAGACGGCCGGACCGGAGCGACTTGGGCTTAGACGATGCGACCGGTGGTGAGGAGCTTCCGGAGCGGGTGCCTGCGGTAGAGCGGCTGCAGCGCCAGATAGCGCGCCATGACGCTGGTCCCCGGCACCAGCAGCTCGTAGTGCTCCAGCAGGTCGCTCGAGGCGGCGGTGGGGTCAGCCGCGGCGGTGGTCTGGAGGAAGTGGATGGCGAAGGCGACCGCCTCTGCCTGGTGCTCGGAGATGCTCTCGTGTCCGTAGCGCTTGGGGTCCTGAATCGGGGGTACGCCCTGCCACAGGATCGCGAACTGCGCGGGCGCCCGGGCCTGCCACCGGTGGGCCAGCTCGTGGGCCAAGGCGTGCCGCATCTGCGCCTCGCTGCCGATGTGCCAGGGGTCGAGCGAGAGCGAGTCGCGGGACGCGATGTATTCGCCGAGCCGGCCCGCGCTGCGCCCGCGTTCACCCACCAGACCGAACGGGCAGCTCGGCCGCCCGAAGAGGGCATAGAGCGAGTCGGCAAAGCTGCTGCGGGCGAGTGTCTGGACCGAGCGGGTGGCCGACGCCGTGTCGCCCACGCTCACCACCGGCCCGTACACCGCCCACTCGCGCGAGACCAGGCTGTCCAGCCAGGCCGGATGACCGGCCACTTCGAGCAGGGGGCCCGGCATCCGGGTCTCGAATACCGCCCCGTCCATCCGGAACAGGTACACCGTCCCGCCGCCGCGCTCGGTGGCATACGCCAGCGAGACGGCCGGCGCACGCCAGAGCCGTCCGCCCGATTGCCGTACCGGACCGATCAAAGGAAAGGTGGCGCGGACGCTGTTGTCTGCGGAATGAAAGACCAGCCCGCTGTCGGTCACCAGCACCTGGCCGCGGAGGGGCGGCAGGCCGCGAGGCGAGAGATAGCCGTCGATGGCGATGCCTCCGCCCAACGCGGCGCGGCCACCGGGAGCCACGGGCGCAGCAGGGTGGAGCGTATCTCCGATGTCCGGCCCCATCGCGGCGTAGCCGGACACCTGAGCATCCGGCCGCGGCGTGCCCGCCGGGGACGCGAGAGTGACCGCGAGGGCGAGGAGGCTCCGGACGGAGACCGTCAACGCTGGGCGATGATGCTCTGGTCGACCGCGGGCGGAAGCTCCGCCGCGCTCGCCGGGTTCACCCAGGTGGAATGCACCAGCAGGACGGTGAGGGCCAGGATGAGAAACAGCATGGTGCCCAGTACGGCGATCGCCACGCGGGTGGACACCGGGGCGGTTGGAGCAGTCTGGCTGGCGGCAGCGGCACTCAGGG
The window above is part of the Gemmatimonadales bacterium genome. Proteins encoded here:
- a CDS encoding MgtC/SapB family protein, translated to MSLGDTARFETLLLLRVILAGGLAAVIGWEREHAGKAAGFRTHMLVCMAAALYTAIGTMELDDAAARPEGLRSDPIRVIQAVALGIGFLGSGVIRIAKDSEEVLGLTTAASIWATAAIGIAVGYGRFILAVGATLLLALVLHVLPRVERP
- a CDS encoding prolyl oligopeptidase family serine peptidase, whose product is MGTHPWANLRRYIDNSPYYQADSIMTPLLIVHGDHDAAYHDGQKLFTALQRLGRPAEFASYAGQGHVIYEWTRAAAVDAARRMVAFYGKHLRH